A single region of the Cyanobacteria bacterium FACHB-DQ100 genome encodes:
- a CDS encoding MBL fold metallo-hydrolase yields the protein MPPESPIPLTPQSRTPKQPRLVFSAETFPESSVTPVFAFPPNRDTLGGTAYLIVRKDGNLLIDCPAWDENTRSFLDAQGGVSKLVITHRGGMGKVREIQEVFGCEVIVQEQEAYLLPNMAVSSFRESLSLASLAHGDMSEMQVIWTPGHSPGSACVYYAALGGILFSGRHLLPNAQGDPVPLRTAKTFHWNRQIRHVRKLLEMFNSETLHFICPGASSGLLRGKFAIEQAYSRLAKLDLEACLIQAATF from the coding sequence GTGCCACCAGAATCTCCGATTCCTTTAACGCCACAGTCCCGCACTCCGAAACAGCCGCGTCTAGTGTTTTCAGCGGAAACTTTTCCAGAATCTAGCGTCACGCCAGTTTTCGCGTTTCCGCCGAATCGGGATACGCTCGGTGGTACCGCGTACCTCATTGTAAGAAAAGATGGAAATTTATTGATCGATTGTCCGGCTTGGGATGAAAACACGCGATCGTTTCTCGATGCTCAGGGCGGAGTTAGCAAATTAGTCATCACGCATCGCGGCGGGATGGGAAAGGTGCGTGAGATCCAAGAAGTGTTTGGCTGTGAGGTGATTGTGCAGGAGCAAGAGGCGTATTTGCTGCCCAATATGGCGGTGAGTTCGTTTCGAGAGAGCTTGTCGCTCGCTTCGCTTGCTCACGGGGATATGTCGGAGATGCAAGTGATCTGGACTCCGGGACATTCTCCAGGATCAGCTTGTGTGTATTACGCTGCCTTGGGTGGGATTTTATTCTCCGGTCGCCATTTGCTCCCGAATGCGCAAGGCGATCCCGTTCCGCTCAGAACGGCGAAAACATTTCACTGGAACCGCCAGATTCGTCATGTCCGGAAGCTTTTAGAAATGTTCAATTCAGAGACATTGCACTTTATTTGTCCCGGTGCGAGTTCTGGGCTGCTGCGGGGGAAGTTTGCGATCGAGCAAGCTTACTCCAGATTGGCAAAACTCGATCTTGAAGCCTGTCTGATTCAGGCTGCAACCTTTTGA
- a CDS encoding site-2 protease family protein, whose translation MIWLLLLGLLTYLFITQWVASLTRTPVWALWLVAMLPVFVMVVWTIAFRGQAMPMPYTIVLFAGCLVLYLYLIQRGRIARSGQDQRWAALDTAPSAPPKPASELQPPNLASLRPLNPAEETSLQTCFPWSVFYLRHLEYHPQGVVCRGQLRTSPEVAYQTVRQNVEAQFGDRFHVIFQEYYPGEPFFELVINPAASVESKNSSPLIRPGFAIALMLLTVFTTTWAGLQIVGRVPTIAALLENGLPYSIPVLIFFAARSIGQFVTARKFHIAITLPYFIPIIPLPFFPLGTIGAFTQLKSPIPHRKALFDIGLVGAFLGLSVSIPLFAWGLVQSGVVPLPSQGGLFQFQALDPRVSIVLAVFSKLAIGRDLTPYAALRLHPVAIAGWVGILFTAFNLMPIGQLDGGRMIHAVFGRRVGARIGRISRFLLLGFAIVYPHLLLWTVLLFLLPALNEPTLNDVIEVDGFRNAVGLMALVILILLVLPAPKFLTTVLGM comes from the coding sequence ATGATTTGGCTTTTGCTTCTCGGATTGCTCACTTACCTGTTTATTACCCAATGGGTTGCCAGCCTGACGCGCACACCGGTTTGGGCACTGTGGTTGGTGGCGATGCTGCCTGTGTTTGTCATGGTGGTGTGGACGATCGCGTTTCGGGGGCAAGCGATGCCGATGCCATATACGATCGTGCTGTTTGCGGGCTGTTTGGTGCTGTATTTGTATCTGATTCAGCGGGGGCGAATTGCGCGATCCGGGCAGGATCAGCGCTGGGCAGCGCTGGATACTGCGCCCTCTGCACCTCCCAAGCCTGCATCTGAGCTACAACCGCCGAATCTAGCAAGCTTGCGTCCGCTCAATCCCGCCGAAGAAACCAGTTTACAAACGTGCTTTCCTTGGTCGGTGTTTTATCTACGGCACTTGGAATATCATCCGCAGGGCGTGGTTTGTCGGGGGCAGTTACGTACCTCACCGGAAGTCGCTTATCAAACGGTGCGGCAGAATGTTGAGGCACAGTTCGGAGATCGCTTTCATGTGATTTTTCAGGAGTATTATCCGGGAGAGCCGTTTTTTGAACTGGTGATTAATCCAGCGGCAAGCGTTGAGTCAAAGAATTCGAGTCCGCTGATTCGTCCTGGATTTGCGATCGCGCTGATGCTTTTGACGGTATTTACAACCACGTGGGCGGGGCTGCAAATTGTGGGACGGGTTCCGACGATCGCGGCGCTTTTAGAAAATGGATTGCCTTATTCGATTCCGGTTTTGATCTTTTTTGCAGCACGAAGTATTGGGCAATTTGTCACCGCTCGTAAATTTCACATTGCAATTACGCTGCCGTATTTTATTCCGATTATTCCACTGCCGTTTTTTCCCCTGGGAACGATCGGGGCATTTACGCAGTTAAAGTCTCCAATTCCACATCGTAAGGCGCTGTTTGACATTGGGCTGGTGGGTGCGTTTTTGGGGTTGAGCGTGAGTATTCCGTTATTCGCTTGGGGATTGGTGCAGTCGGGGGTTGTGCCGCTACCGAGTCAGGGCGGACTCTTTCAGTTCCAAGCGCTTGATCCGAGAGTTTCGATCGTGCTTGCGGTGTTTAGCAAGTTGGCGATCGGGCGTGATTTAACTCCCTATGCAGCACTGCGGCTGCATCCGGTGGCGATCGCGGGTTGGGTTGGGATATTGTTTACTGCGTTTAATTTAATGCCGATCGGTCAGTTAGATGGCGGACGGATGATTCATGCTGTGTTTGGGCGACGGGTCGGAGCCAGGATCGGACGCATTTCTCGATTCTTGCTATTAGGGTTTGCGATTGTATATCCACATTTGTTGCTGTGGACAGTGTTATTGTTTTTGCTGCCTGCGTTGAATGAACCGACGCTGAATGATGTGATTGAAGTCGATGGTTTTCGCAATGCGGTGGGGTTGATGGCGTTGGTGATTTTGATTCTATTGGTGTTACCTGCGCCGAAATTTTTAACGACTGTGTTGGGGATGTAG